Below is a window of Paramagnetospirillum magneticum AMB-1 DNA.
CCCCCGCCACGGCGCGGATGGCGGAAACCAACTCATCAGCTCCGGACGACTTAACCACGTAACCATGGGCGCCCGCCTTCAGCATCTCCTCGATATAGATGCGGTCGGCAAAGCCCGACAGGGCGACGATACGCAAGTCGGGATGCCGCCTGATCGCCGTACGAGCCACCTCGATACCGTTGAGGTCCGGCAGGCCGATGTCGAGAACCAGAACGTCCGGACAGGCCAGATCAAGGGAAGCCAAGGTATCGGCACCGGAATTGGCTTCGGCGACAATCTCCATGTCCGACTCGGCTTCCAGCGGCGCCCGAAGCGCCTCTCGGAACATGCGGTGGTCGTCGACCAGCATGACGCGGATGGTCATGGCAGCATCTCCGTGGGCGCGGAATCATTGTAATCGAACGGCATTTCCAGGACGACGGTGGTCCCCTCGCCCGGGCGAGTTTGGATGTCCATGACTCCCTTGAGGAAGGTAATGCGCTCTCGCACGCTGGACA
It encodes the following:
- a CDS encoding response regulator, yielding MTIRVMLVDDHRMFREALRAPLEAESDMEIVAEANSGADTLASLDLACPDVLVLDIGLPDLNGIEVARTAIRRHPDLRIVALSGFADRIYIEEMLKAGAHGYVVKSSGADELVSAIRAVAGGSSFLSPEATQVMLRHIQSDADTVAPPPSVLGKREREVLVLLAGGLRSAEIAASLGIAVGTVEVHRRNIKQKLGMNRTADLIRYAVHEGLIPS